A window of Rubricoccus marinus contains these coding sequences:
- a CDS encoding N-acetylneuraminate synthase family protein, which yields MTESIRSHPTCHAIIQARMGSQRLRGKSLMPLAGAPLLSRVLDRVGAMDFVDTITVATSNEAADDPIAAVCAARGVACARGPERDVLARFVLAAQELADTDAVLRFTADNPLYDADRTRQLVHAYASGEYGYAGIKGLSPHVPEIVRVSALREAHAETESAYDREHVTPFVIARPDRFSALILPEDAFGLRPGLSRQLTLDTAEDLSRIEALLRDVEASGDPATVEACYAWLEKREAPEEVVRLAGHKVGKGQASFIVAEIGQNHNGDLETALELVEMAARCRASAVKLTKRDIASDLSREMYDRPYEGPQSFGATYGEHREALELTEDEHRVIRDHAHARGLVWFCTACDIPSVEMMERLGNPVYKVASRDLDNEPLLARIAQTGKPVILSTGMAGLEDLQIALDALGDGPEAIIVLHCVSQYPTPIDSVNLRAMDTLREATGLLIGLSDHTTGLASSIAGAVMGACVVEKHVTLSRAARGTDHAGALEESGLRTLVKYIREAERAMGDGNPAADPATESARQKLSRSLTLNRPLATGAEITEDALTLTSPGTGVPWRRRGEVVGRRVARDLESGTQIRFADLEPDSSA from the coding sequence ATGACAGAGTCCATCCGTTCCCATCCTACATGCCACGCAATCATCCAGGCCCGGATGGGAAGCCAGCGGCTGCGCGGTAAATCGTTGATGCCTCTGGCGGGAGCGCCGTTGCTTTCACGGGTGCTGGACCGGGTTGGCGCGATGGACTTCGTTGATACGATCACCGTCGCAACATCCAACGAAGCGGCAGATGATCCCATCGCGGCTGTATGCGCGGCGCGAGGCGTCGCCTGCGCCAGAGGCCCCGAACGCGATGTGCTCGCACGTTTCGTGCTGGCAGCGCAAGAACTCGCGGACACCGATGCGGTCCTGCGCTTCACCGCCGATAACCCACTGTACGACGCTGATCGGACTCGGCAGCTTGTCCATGCCTATGCCTCTGGCGAGTATGGCTACGCTGGGATCAAGGGGCTCTCGCCTCACGTGCCGGAAATTGTACGCGTGAGCGCGTTGCGAGAAGCACACGCTGAAACAGAAAGCGCGTACGACCGCGAGCACGTCACCCCATTTGTGATTGCGCGGCCGGATCGGTTCAGCGCGCTGATCCTGCCTGAGGACGCGTTCGGCTTGCGCCCAGGCCTATCGCGCCAACTCACGTTGGATACGGCCGAAGACCTCTCGCGCATCGAAGCGCTCTTGCGCGACGTTGAGGCCTCTGGCGATCCCGCGACGGTTGAAGCATGCTATGCGTGGTTAGAGAAGCGCGAGGCGCCAGAGGAGGTTGTACGTCTGGCCGGCCACAAGGTGGGGAAGGGGCAGGCGTCCTTCATCGTGGCGGAGATCGGACAGAACCATAACGGCGACCTAGAAACCGCGCTCGAACTCGTGGAGATGGCCGCGCGCTGCCGCGCGAGCGCGGTCAAGCTCACCAAGCGTGACATCGCGAGCGATCTCAGTCGCGAGATGTACGACCGACCGTATGAGGGTCCGCAGTCGTTTGGCGCTACCTACGGTGAGCACCGCGAGGCGCTCGAACTGACCGAAGACGAGCACCGCGTCATTCGCGATCACGCCCACGCCAGAGGCCTCGTGTGGTTCTGCACGGCTTGCGACATCCCTTCAGTGGAGATGATGGAGCGGCTAGGCAACCCCGTGTACAAAGTCGCCTCGCGCGATCTCGACAATGAGCCGCTTCTAGCGCGTATCGCGCAGACCGGCAAGCCGGTCATCCTCTCGACGGGAATGGCGGGTCTGGAGGACTTGCAGATCGCGCTCGATGCGCTGGGCGATGGGCCGGAGGCCATCATCGTGCTGCACTGCGTCTCGCAGTACCCTACGCCTATCGACAGCGTGAACCTGCGGGCGATGGACACCCTGCGGGAGGCCACAGGCCTGCTCATCGGGCTCTCAGATCATACCACGGGACTCGCCTCGTCCATTGCGGGCGCCGTCATGGGTGCCTGCGTGGTTGAAAAGCATGTCACCCTCTCGCGCGCCGCCAGAGGCACGGATCACGCAGGGGCATTGGAGGAAAGCGGGTTGCGCACCCTCGTCAAATACATCCGCGAGGCAGAGCGCGCGATGGGTGACGGCAACCCCGCAGCAGATCCCGCCACGGAGTCGGCGCGGCAGAAGCTCTCGCGCAGCCTGACGCTCAACCGGCCTCTGGCGACGGGAGCGGAGATCACTGAGGACGCACTGACACTCACCAGCCCGGGAACGGGCGTGCCATGGCGCCGCCGAGGTGAAGTGGTGGGCCGAAGGGTGGCGCGGGATTTGGAGTCGGGTACGCAGATCCGCTTTGCCGACCTGGAGCCCGACTCCTCTGCATGA
- the asnB gene encoding asparagine synthase (glutamine-hydrolyzing) produces the protein MCGLAGCFAPATSAAQRQAEVARMNACIVHRGPDASGVWAEETGRVALGHRRLSILDLSEAGAQPMRSASGRFVVAFNGEVYNHLDLRADIDGVEWRGHSDTETLAAGFEAWGIRATLERAVGMFALAIWDREHGELVLARDRLGIKPLYVGRLEGGGVAFASELEAVARHPAFRREIDREAVALLLRYGCIPAPHAVYEGARKLMPGSIVTYQAPHLDAGEEEVYWSGAAVAARGQASPFTGSPEAAVDALDGLLRDAVGARMLADVPLGAFLSGGVDSSTVVALMQAQSSRPVKTFTIGSHDAQYDEGEDAAAVAKHLGTDHTSLVVSPEDALAALPALAASQDEPFADPSMLPTFLVSQLARRNVTVALSGDGGDELFAGYNRHQWTERVWRAIRPAPRWVRGAVSRGIEAVSPEAWNDLFERFAPVLPPSLRLRIPGYKLHKLAGVLSASSPLDVFERSSAQWQDAARLVRGADGLAPAHPSELAGLPDIASQTMLVDLLRYLPDVILTKVDRASMAVSLEARVPLLDHRVVEHAWSLPLGLKLRDGTTKWALRQVLYRYVPQPLIDRPKSGFDLPLYDWLRGPLRGWAEALLDEKRLREEGIFEPEPIREAWAQHLAGTHSLEYPLWTVLMFQSWLDGRHTPAIEAERAQE, from the coding sequence ATGTGTGGACTCGCCGGATGTTTCGCCCCCGCCACGAGCGCGGCCCAGCGCCAGGCCGAGGTCGCGCGCATGAACGCGTGTATCGTGCACCGCGGCCCCGACGCCTCTGGCGTATGGGCGGAGGAGACGGGCCGGGTGGCGCTGGGGCACCGCCGGCTCTCCATCCTGGACCTCTCAGAGGCTGGCGCGCAGCCGATGCGCTCTGCTAGCGGCCGGTTCGTCGTCGCGTTCAACGGGGAGGTCTATAACCACCTCGACCTCCGCGCCGACATAGACGGCGTGGAGTGGCGGGGACACTCCGATACGGAAACGTTGGCGGCGGGCTTCGAGGCGTGGGGCATCCGCGCAACGCTGGAGCGCGCGGTGGGAATGTTCGCGCTCGCGATCTGGGACCGTGAGCACGGAGAACTCGTTCTGGCACGAGATCGGCTCGGCATCAAGCCGCTGTACGTCGGGCGTCTGGAAGGAGGGGGGGTCGCGTTCGCGTCGGAGTTGGAGGCCGTAGCGCGGCACCCGGCGTTCCGCCGCGAGATCGACCGCGAGGCTGTGGCGCTCCTCCTGCGTTACGGGTGTATCCCCGCCCCTCATGCGGTGTACGAAGGGGCTCGGAAGCTCATGCCGGGCTCCATCGTGACGTACCAGGCGCCCCACTTGGATGCGGGCGAGGAGGAGGTGTACTGGTCCGGTGCCGCCGTCGCCGCGCGGGGCCAGGCGTCCCCATTCACCGGCTCGCCAGAGGCCGCGGTCGACGCGCTGGACGGCCTCTTGCGCGACGCCGTGGGCGCGCGGATGCTGGCCGATGTGCCGCTGGGGGCGTTCCTCTCTGGCGGCGTGGACTCCTCGACGGTGGTGGCGCTGATGCAGGCACAAAGCAGCCGGCCCGTCAAAACGTTCACAATTGGCAGCCACGACGCGCAGTACGACGAGGGCGAAGACGCCGCGGCCGTCGCCAAACACCTCGGCACGGATCACACATCGCTGGTAGTGAGCCCGGAAGACGCGCTGGCCGCGCTGCCGGCCTTGGCCGCAAGTCAGGACGAGCCGTTTGCGGACCCCTCCATGCTGCCGACGTTCCTCGTCTCCCAGCTCGCCCGCCGTAACGTGACAGTCGCGCTCTCGGGCGACGGCGGCGACGAGCTCTTCGCGGGCTACAACCGCCACCAGTGGACCGAGCGCGTGTGGCGCGCCATCCGCCCGGCCCCCCGCTGGGTGCGCGGCGCGGTCTCGCGCGGGATTGAGGCCGTATCGCCAGAGGCGTGGAACGACCTCTTCGAACGGTTCGCGCCCGTGCTCCCGCCGTCGCTCCGCCTCCGGATCCCCGGCTACAAGCTGCACAAGCTCGCCGGCGTACTCTCAGCGTCGTCCCCGCTGGACGTATTCGAGCGCTCCTCGGCGCAGTGGCAGGACGCGGCCCGCCTTGTGCGCGGCGCTGACGGGCTCGCGCCAGCGCATCCCAGCGAGCTTGCGGGACTACCCGACATCGCTTCTCAAACGATGCTCGTGGACCTCTTGCGCTATCTCCCCGACGTGATCCTAACCAAGGTGGATCGCGCAAGCATGGCCGTAAGCCTGGAGGCCCGGGTGCCGCTCTTGGACCATCGCGTGGTGGAACATGCGTGGAGCCTCCCTCTCGGCCTCAAGCTCCGCGACGGCACCACGAAATGGGCGCTTCGCCAGGTGCTCTACCGTTACGTGCCGCAGCCGTTAATCGACCGGCCGAAGTCCGGCTTCGACCTACCCCTTTACGACTGGCTGCGTGGCCCTCTCCGGGGCTGGGCCGAAGCGTTGCTCGATGAAAAGAGACTCCGAGAGGAGGGCATCTTCGAGCCCGAACCTATCCGCGAGGCCTGGGCACAGCATCTCGCCGGGACCCATTCGCTGGAGTACCCTCTCTGGACTGTCTTGATGTTTCAGTCATGGTTGGACGGGCGCCACACGCCAGCAATCGAGGCCGAACGCGCACAGGAGTAA
- a CDS encoding polysaccharide deacetylase family protein, translated as MSDLQPTVASGAFVLSVDFELHWGVRDHTPPEAPYAQALRAARGVVTETLRRFETRGVACTWATVGFLFARTRDEQEALSPASRPAYADAALDPYAEPVGSGESEDPLHFAASLVDEIRAAPRQELATHTFSHYYCGEPGATPETFRADLRAAQKASGEPVRSIVFPRNQSGDAFLAVLPDVGIDVYRGNPEGRLWRAEDGAMGRQLPRRLARLADSYLPVRDDVVRWDSVLRPDGLADVRASQFLRPVSPRLAPLRPLHLRRLRQGMTAAARRKQVYHLWWHPHNFGTYPEESLRDLDALLDHFERLRDRYGFASLTMAEVADAARRRNP; from the coding sequence GTGAGCGACCTCCAACCGACGGTGGCCTCTGGTGCCTTCGTGCTCTCGGTCGACTTCGAACTGCACTGGGGCGTGCGCGACCACACGCCGCCAGAGGCTCCGTACGCCCAGGCGCTGCGCGCCGCGCGCGGCGTGGTGACGGAGACGCTGCGGAGGTTCGAGACCCGGGGCGTGGCCTGCACGTGGGCGACGGTCGGGTTCCTCTTTGCGCGGACGCGGGACGAGCAGGAGGCGCTCTCGCCCGCGTCCCGCCCCGCGTACGCGGACGCGGCGCTGGACCCTTATGCCGAGCCCGTGGGGAGCGGCGAGAGCGAGGACCCGCTCCACTTCGCCGCGAGCCTCGTCGACGAGATCCGCGCGGCGCCCCGCCAGGAGCTCGCCACGCACACGTTCTCGCACTACTACTGCGGCGAGCCCGGCGCCACGCCCGAGACCTTCCGGGCCGACCTCCGCGCCGCCCAGAAGGCCTCTGGCGAGCCCGTGCGCTCAATCGTCTTCCCGAGGAACCAGAGCGGCGATGCCTTTCTAGCCGTTCTTCCGGATGTTGGAATTGACGTCTACCGCGGTAACCCCGAAGGTAGACTCTGGCGCGCCGAGGACGGTGCGATGGGGCGGCAACTCCCGCGCCGACTCGCGCGGCTAGCCGACTCGTACCTCCCGGTCCGGGACGACGTCGTGCGGTGGGACAGCGTCCTCCGGCCGGACGGGCTAGCCGACGTGCGGGCTAGCCAGTTCCTCCGCCCCGTCTCCCCGCGACTCGCGCCCCTGCGCCCGCTGCACCTCCGGCGTCTCCGGCAAGGGATGACGGCGGCGGCACGCCGGAAGCAGGTGTACCACCTGTGGTGGCACCCCCACAACTTTGGGACCTATCCCGAGGAGAGCTTACGGGACCTCGACGCGCTGCTCGACCACTTCGAACGACTTCGCGACCGCTACGGGTTCGCCTCGCTGACCATGGCCGAGGTCGCAGACGCGGCGCGACGCCGCAACCCCTAA
- a CDS encoding GNAT family N-acetyltransferase encodes MSATGPHAAGTPEADGLTIRRATPEDEGAIIQLIRESMGPDDAVEWSAEFWRWKHERNPFGTSPVLVAEDAGRLVGLRTFMRWMWTCEGRPVPAVRAVDTATHPDYRGRGIFRRLTVRLRDEMGEEGVAMVFNTPNDKSRPGYLKMGWEVVGNPTVWVRPVRPLRAARGLLSGDGSPLAPTVRAEAAVTALDSPGVASIVDAAGAGGVGRYHTAPTLDYLRWRYGAIPGSDYHVAVRGDGSGGALLVVKTRLRGRIRELRVCDVVANESAESRRNARVLLRRAGRLAHVDAVIVMPTPEARWSDLARAGYVPVPRSGPTLTVYPLDLAPGVPRPTLLNNWSSSIGAFELF; translated from the coding sequence ATGAGCGCAACGGGACCACACGCCGCGGGCACGCCCGAAGCGGACGGCCTCACGATCCGGCGAGCGACGCCAGAGGACGAGGGGGCGATTATTCAACTCATCCGTGAGAGCATGGGGCCAGACGACGCCGTGGAATGGTCGGCGGAGTTTTGGCGTTGGAAGCACGAGCGCAACCCGTTCGGCACATCGCCTGTCCTCGTCGCCGAGGACGCCGGGCGACTCGTTGGGCTCCGGACATTTATGAGGTGGATGTGGACATGCGAGGGGCGACCGGTTCCAGCCGTCCGCGCCGTCGACACGGCGACACATCCCGACTACCGGGGGCGTGGGATCTTCCGTCGCCTCACCGTCCGTCTCCGCGATGAAATGGGCGAAGAGGGCGTCGCGATGGTGTTCAACACTCCAAACGATAAAAGCCGTCCGGGATACCTCAAGATGGGTTGGGAAGTCGTCGGGAACCCTACCGTCTGGGTCCGGCCCGTCCGACCCCTTCGCGCGGCGAGGGGATTGTTGAGCGGCGACGGTTCGCCTCTGGCGCCCACCGTGCGCGCTGAGGCGGCGGTAACAGCGCTCGATTCTCCCGGTGTGGCGTCCATCGTAGACGCCGCAGGGGCGGGCGGGGTAGGGCGGTACCACACCGCTCCTACTCTCGACTACCTCCGATGGCGCTACGGCGCCATTCCGGGGTCCGACTACCACGTCGCAGTGCGCGGGGACGGCAGCGGCGGCGCGTTGCTCGTCGTGAAGACCCGCCTCCGCGGGCGGATCCGCGAACTCCGCGTGTGCGACGTGGTGGCAAACGAATCGGCGGAATCGCGCCGAAACGCGCGGGTGCTGCTCCGCCGAGCGGGCCGCTTGGCGCACGTGGACGCGGTGATCGTGATGCCGACGCCAGAGGCCCGCTGGAGCGACCTCGCGCGAGCGGGGTACGTCCCTGTGCCCCGGTCCGGACCCACGCTCACCGTCTACCCCCTGGACCTTGCACCCGGGGTTCCGCGCCCTACTCTTCTGAACAATTGGAGCTCGTCCATCGGCGCCTTCGAACTCTTCTAG